One part of the Salvelinus fontinalis isolate EN_2023a chromosome 4, ASM2944872v1, whole genome shotgun sequence genome encodes these proteins:
- the LOC129854151 gene encoding alanine aminotransferase 2-like isoform X2, with amino-acid sequence MGQKPITFLRQVVALCSFPELLDSSGFPEDAKQRARRILQGCGGQSLGSYSASQGVDCIRQDIAVYIEQRDKGVPADWDNIYLTTGASDGIVSILKMLVSGQGRSRSGVMIPIPQYPLYSAAISEMEAVQINYYLDEDNCWALDINELHRAYQAAKEHCHPRVICIINPGNPTGQVQSKKCIEEVLHFAYEENLFVMSDEVYQDNVYSPDCQFHSFKKVLYEMGPEYFNTVELASFHSTSKGYSGECGFRGGYMEVLNLDLEVKAQLVKLLSVRLCPPVSGQAAMDVIVNPPLPHEPSYLQFHKEKSAVLGALAEKAQMTEQILNTVPGIKCNPVQGAMYAFPRIFIPPRAVEEATSLGMSPDMMYCLRLLEETGICLVPGSGFGQREGTYHFRMTILPTTEKLKMLLEKLRDFHIKFLKEYASLEEPKRSEDDTRDAMKQFR; translated from the exons GTGGTGGCTCTCTGCTCATTCCCAGAGCTGTTGGACAGCTCTGGTTTCCCGGAGGATGCCAAACAACGTGCCCGTCGCATTCTACAGGGCTGTGGGGGACAGAGCCTGG GGTCGTACAGTGCCAGCCAGGGAGTGGACTGTATTCGGCAGGACATTGCTGTCTACATCGAGCAACGGGATAAGGGTGTGCCTGCCGACTGGGACAATATTTACCTCACCACCGGAGCTAGTGATGGCATCGTG AGCATCTTGAAGATGCTGGTGTCGGGCCAGGGCCGGTCCAGGAGTGGTGTGATGATCCCCATCCCTCAGTACCCCCTGTACTCTGCAGCCATCTCTGAGATGGAGGCCGTTCAGATCAACTACTACCTGGACGAGGACAACTGCTGGGCCCTGGATATCAACGAGCTCCACAGAGCCTACCAGGCTGCCAAGGAGCACTGTCACCCCAGAGTCATCTGCATCATCAATCCAGGAAACCCTACCG GTCAAGTGCAGAGTAAGAAGTGCATCGAGGAAGTCCTCCACTTTGCCTACGAGGAGAATCTGTTTGTTATGTCCGATGAG gtgtATCAGGACAACGTGTACTCCCCAGACTGTCAGTTCCACTCCTTTAAGAAGGTGCTCTATGAGATGGGCCCAGAGTACTTCAACACTGTCGAGCTGGCCTCATTTCACTCCACCTCCAAAGGCTACTCGGGAGA GTGTGGGTTTAGAGGGGGCTATATGGAGGTTCTCAACCTCGACCTGGAGGTCAAGGCCCAGCTGGTTAAGCTGCTTTCTGTTAGACTGTGTCCCCCTGTCTCTGGACAGGCTGCCATGGATGTTATCGTCAACCCTCCTCTGCCACACGAACCCTCCTATCTCCAGTTCCACAAG GAGAAGAGTGCTGTGCTTGGAGCTCTGGCTGAGAAGGCCCAGATGACTGAGCAAATCCTCAACACGGTGCCTGGGATCAAATGTAACCCTGTGCAGGGAGCCATGTACGCCTTCCCACGCATCTTCATCCCCCCACGAGCTGTGGAGGAAGCCACG TCCCTGGGAATGTCTCCTGACATGATGTACTGTCTGAGACTGCTTGAGGAGACTGGCATCTGCCTCGTTCCAGGCAGTGGCTTCGGCCAGAGGGAAGGGACGTATCACTTCAG AATGACCATTCTGCCAACGACAGAGAAGCTGAAGATGCTCTTGGAGAAGCTCCGGGATTTCCACATCAAGTTTCTGAAGGAGTACGCGTCATTGGAGGAACCAAAGAGATCAGAGGATGACACACGGGACGCTATGAAACAGTTCAGATAG